The Biomphalaria glabrata chromosome 7, xgBioGlab47.1, whole genome shotgun sequence region gccgaacgacgagggagggtctaagtcagtaagaatagcacattaagtttttgaaatagaactttttaatagcaggaaaatgcactgtagatacatcagaatatgcattttgttggttttcaatatcaaaaatagtgcttggcggcggtgCTTCGCctcgcgctgggggagctcctagtgctcccccagacccctttgctagtaatgtcggggaatatacaattttttcactaactcttggaagaacctattctagggcacaataaacgtcttccgaaagaatgaagggtcagaatgtaataaagattatgtacacacacacacacacacacacataaatacatataattttttttcgcccggggggggggggggtcgggggggggggggagaaaaaaaattcacccctgccaaccccccccccccccaaaaaaaaaaaaaaaatcctggctacgcccatggatagACGTGTActattacataaaaataaaaaaaaaatcatagtatagttctccatttttaaaaacatttttaattttttgaagcgtaatttttaagaaaaaataaaattttaactgTTTTATACTGTCATAGTTTTagtaaacttttaaaatttatttacaggCTAACAAAGAGTTTGTGAAAGAGgcgtcaaaaaatattttttcttaaaaaaaaaaccaattgaAGATTGATAAAATGTTAAAGGGACAAAAAGGTTTCGTTTAATTCGAACTGCTTTCATGAACTGTACAGTATTAGTTTTAATTTGAACCGACGTCTAAAAAGCTGAATCagcttttaaaaagtattatgtGTAGGAGAAGTGTGAGCAGACGACTTGCACTTGAGCAGGTTATTTTGTtctggaaaagaaaaagtaaatctCAAAGAAATCTCTAGCCACAGATGGCTAGTCTTATGATATTGATGAGGGATTAAAACAGAGTTTCTGATCAGACACGCAGACCTTATCAAGCTGGGCATGGGTATAATCTCCAACGCAAACTTTCACAACCCTAAACAAATCTGATCAGAAATGCGCACAAATAATGCTTCGTTTATTCTTGTCTGCAGCTAGCACAATCAATTTTATTTGGAGATTATCGCGATTAGGGGCTGTAGTTAGCTCATGGTTCGCTGTGGAGGGATTTGTTCAGAGGCGACCTAGGCTTAGAGGCATAGTGAAAACCTGTTGCTTCCATTTTCTCCACATCGATAGAAGATAGATAAAAGATATATAAtaaaagatagatagaagatagataATAAAAGATAGGTAGAAGATAGATAAtaaaagatagatagaagatagataataaaagatagatagaagatagataATAAAAGATAGGTAGAAGATAGACAAtaaaagatagatagaagatcataaaaaggtaaaataaaaaaaaatagtgtttttatttaaacaaagttTATACTGTGTCAGCGAGGTGGTtagtggtaaagcgattggcttccgaaccggaggtccagggttcgaatcatggtgaagtctgagatttttaatttctagatctttagggcgcctctaagtccacccaaatGGGTACCAGACAGTTGGGAAaaggtaaaggtggttggtcgttgtgatggccacatgacaccctcgttaaccgtgggccacagaaacatataacctttacatcgcaaggtctgaaagaggatcCTTACTTGACTTCTTTATATTAAGTAAAATTACACAATTtcgaatcaatcatgtaattaattagtagatctagagtattctagactaacaatttgtGTGATTGGAAATTTTGTTTAATGCAACTTTCACGCTTAAAGTATGCTCAGTGTTCTATGGTGCAATCACATTTGTTGATCCATGGGgtgtgggtgggggtggggatctgggagaaggtttccgtgctgccttttcaaaaaacattttagaagtctgaattcgaactcgggcCTCCACGATGGCAGGCCGacttgttagccactgagcaatccaagtacttataaaagCAGAAGTTTGTATagtataatgtttattttaaattgataaaGAACAAACTCATTCTCTatacaaggcttatctccccttagttTAGTAAGCCCTGCtgtctctatataaaacaaaaataattaattaattggttatttctttcattcatttatgTGTTATCATCGACAATGATTCAAGATACAAAGTTCCACTTGATCCCAGAAAGGAAAGTGGAAGAAATggcgtgtacaagattccacccaggcATAAGAGGTGACACATAGCCTACGCTTAGCAAACAGTGGGACTTCACGTTTTTTAACAGTGGGACTTCACAATGCTTGATCCCTCGACATTTCGatggattatttgttttataattgtatttagTGTAATTAGAGTACAGTCTACAGTACCTATGTTCATGTAACGTAAAAACGAGGCTAGGGagtgttcattatatttttcTGGGTCGTTTTATCgtgtgtgcatttttttttttttttttttgcgtttgcGCCTACAGGCCtcttgttattgttatagtgaTAATCTGAATTTCCTTTTAAATGGACCGGtgaaattatcttatcttatcttatagtgtataaatactaaaacaaataaaccattttGCGGATTTCGGTTATCCCGGGTGGTTCTGTAAACGCAACTTCCTCGATAAACGAGGGATCACTTTTACAGTGATGTTTCCACGCTTTCCTCCCTTTAAAACATAGCGGGACCCCGAAATAGACcatagaaatataaataaatcaatagGCCAATTTGTCTAActgagaaaatgaaaatcaattattttcattgataaaacaatgtagCTATTGTCTacccattaaaaaaacaaactagcaGAGTATTTGTTACAGACACTGGTTACAAATTGTTCTTGCAAACTATGTATACATATTGTTGCAACtttaggttaggcactcaacgaataggcatgcaactcaacacagtttaattAACAGGAAacaaatagttgtgtttattcactagggtaaacacataacatccttcagcttcctcagagtcttactactaagtataccagtcctttgctacttaacccgaatgaggaccaacgacagccttccccgcttcgctccaggtccctactacaaccttcaggcagcacaaaagttggcctcttagtttcccaaacagtcagactcttcacaatccctgatgcactgttcttctctccattctagtgtcttcctgttttcgttcactagtgcgctagtgcgcaccacaatccctgatgcactgttcttctctccattctagtgtcttcctgtttacgttcgcTAGttcgctagtgcgcacctcaagcactggtgcaatgcagggttacaacaatatatattcgCAGAatcagcaatttttttttagagaatttCTTTTTGCAATTTTTGCCATTTgttttcttattaatttttatcggaccatgacattttttaaaatggccGAACTCAAATTTGTTAAAACTATCAACACTTGATATGACTAAATCAGTTTAATCGCAAGTgtccatttctttattttgttcccATTTTGTTGTTCTGTTTGCCTCAACACAGTTGATGTTTACATAAaataacctagatctagttccaaCTAAGGGGAAACGAAAAGAAATCAGAAAGATATAAATTTACATGTAGATGGTAAAGACAGTGATGTCTACCTGAAATCTTCTTGATGTCCCCTGCAAATCTCCTTGATGTCCTCTTGAAATCTCCTTGATGTCCTCTTGAAATCTTCTTGATGTCCTCTTGAAATCTTCTTGATGTCCCCTGCAAATCTCCTTGTTGTCCTCTTGAAATCTTCTTGATGTCCCCTGCAAATCTTCTTGATGTCCTCTTGAAATCTTCTTCTTGTCCTCTTGAAATCTTCTTGATGTCCCCTGCAAATCTTCTTCTTGTTCTCTTGAAATCTTCTTGATGTCCCCTGCAAATCTTCTTCTTGTCCTCTTGAAATCTTCTTCTTGTCCTCTTGAAATCTTCTTGATGTCCCCTGCAAATCTTCTTCTTGTCCTCTTGAAATCTTCTTCTTGTCCTCTTGAAATCTTCTTCTTGTCTTCTTGAAATCTTCTTCTTGTCCTCTTGAAATCTTCTTGATGTCCCCTGCAAATCTTCTTTTTGTCCTCTTCAAATCTTCTTGATGTCCCCTGCAAATCTTCTTCTTGTCCTCTTGAAATCTTCTTCTTGTCCTCTTGAAATCTTCTTGATGTCCCCTGCAAATCTTCTTCTTGTTCTCTTGAAATCTTCTTGATGTCCCCTGcaaatcttcttcttttcctcttgAAATCTTCTTGATGTCCTCTTGAAATATTCTTGATGTCCTCTTGAAATCTCCTTGATGTCCCCTGCAAATCTACTTGATCTCCTCTTGAAATCTTCTTGATGTCCTCTTGAAATCTTTTTGATGTCCTCTTAAAATCTTTTTGATGTCCTCTTGAAATCTTCTTGATGTCCTCTTGAAATCTTCTTGATGTCCCCTGCAAATCTTCTTTATGTCCTCTTGAAATCTTCTTGATGTCCCCTGCAAATCTACTTGATCTCCTCTTGAAATCTTCTTGATGTCCTCTTGAAATCTTTTTGATGTCCTCTTGAAATCTTTTTGATGTCCCCTGCAAATCTTCTTGATGTCCTCTTGAAATATTCTTGATGTCCTTCTGCAAATCTACTTGATATCCTCTACAAATCTTCTTAATGTCCTCTTGAAATCTTCTTGATGTCCTCTTGAAATCTTTTTGATGTCCTCTTGAAATCTTTTTGATGTCCCTGCACATCTTCTTGATATCCTCTGCAAATCTTCTTAATGTCCTCTTGAAATCTCCTTGATGTCCCCTGCAAATCTTCTTGATGTCCCCTGCAAATCTTCTTAATGTCCTCTTGAAATCTCCTTGATGTCCACTGCAAATCTTCTTTATGTCCTCTTGAAATCTTCTTGATGTCCCCTGCAAATCTTCTTAATGTCCTCTTGAAATCTCCTTGATGTCCCCTGCAAATCTTCTTGATATCCTCTTGAAATCTTCTTCTTGTCCTCTTGAAATCTTCGTCTTGTCCTCTTGAAATCTTCTTGATGTCCTCTTGAAATCTTCTTTTTGTCCTCTTGAAATCTTCTTGATGTCCCTGCACATCTTCTTGATATCCTCTTGAAATCTTCTTCTTGTCCTCTTGAAATCTTCGTCTTGTCCTCTTGAAATCTTCTTGATGTCCTCTTGAAATCTTCGTCTTGTCCTCTTGAAATCTTCTTCTTGTCCTCTTGAAATCTTCTTGATGTCCCTGCAAATCTTCTTGATGTCCTCTTGAAATCTTCTTGATGTCCCTGCAAATCTTCTTGATGTCCTCTTGAAATCTTCTTGATGTCCCTACAAATCTTCTTTATGTCCTCTTGAAATCTTCTTGATGTCCCCATCAAATCTTCTTTATGTCCTGTTGAAATCTTCTTCTTGTCCTCTTGAaatcttcttcttctcctcTTTAAATCTCCTTGATGTCCCTTGCAAATCTTCTTTATGTCCTCTTGAAATCTTCTTTTTGTCCTCTTGAAATCTTCTTCTTGTCCTCTTGAAATCTCCTGGATGTCCCCTGCAGATCTTCTTTATGTCCTCTTGAAATCTTCTTCTTGTCCTCTTGAaatcttcttcttctcctcTTGAAATCTTCTTGATGTCCCCTGCAAATCTTCTTATGTCCCCTGTAAATTTTCTTTATGTCCTCTTGAAATCTTCTTTATGTCCTCTTGAAATCTTCTTGATGTCCTCTTGAAATCTTCTTGATGTCCCCATCAAATCTTCTTTATGTCCTCTTGAAATCTTCTTCTTGTCCTCTTGAAATCTTCTTCTTGTTCTCTTCAAATCTTCTTGATGTCCCCTGCAAATCTTCTTCTTGTCCTTTTGAAATCTTTTTCTTGTCCTCTTGAAATCTTCTTCTTGTCCTCTTGAAATCTTCTTGATGTCCCCTGCAAATCTTCTTTATGTCCTCTTGAAATCTTCTTTATGTCCTCTTGAAATCTTCTTGATGTCCCCTGCAAATCTTCTTTATGTCCTCTTGAAATCTTCTTTATGTTCTCTTGAAATCTTCTTCTTGTCCTCTTGAAATCTTCTTTATGTCCTCTTGAAATCTCCTTGATGTCCCCTGCAAATCTTCTTTATGTCCTCTTGAAATCTTCTTGATGTCCCCTGCAAATCTTTTTCTTGTCCTCTTGAAATCTTCTTCTTGTCCTCTTGAAATCTTCTTGATGTCCCCTGCAAATCTTCTTCTTGTCTTCTTGAAATCTTGTTCTTGTCCTCTTGAAATCTTCTTGATGTCCCCTGCAAATCTTCTTCTTGTCCTCTTGAAATCTTCTTCTTGTCCTCTTGAAATCTTATTGATGTTCCCTGCAAATCTTCTTCTTGTTCTCTTGAAATCTTCTTGATGTCCCCTGCAAATCTTCTTCTTGTCCTCTTGAAATCTTCTTCTTGTCCTCTTGAAATCTTCTTGATGTCCCCTGCAAATCTTCTTCTTGTCCTCTTGAAATCTTCTTCTTGTCTTCTTGAAATCTTCTTCTTGTCCTCTTGAAATCTTCTTGATGTCCCCTGCAAATCTTCTTCTTGTTATCTTGAAATCTTCTTGATGTCCCCTGcaaatcttcttcttttcctcttgaaatcttcttgatgtcctctggaaatcttcttcttttcctcttgAAATCTTCTTGATGTCCCCTGCAAATCTTCTTCTTGTTCTCTTGAAATCTTCTTGATGTCCCCTGcaaatcttcttcttttcctcttgaaatcttcttgatgtcctttggaaatcttcttcttttcctcttgAAATCTTCTTGATGTCCCAAGCAAATCTTCTTCTTGTTCTCTTGAAATCTTCTTGATGTCCTCTGgaaatcttcttcttttcctcttgaaatcttcttgatgtcctctggaaatcttcttcttttcctcttgAAATCTTCTTGATGTCCTCTGCAAATCTTCTTCTTGTTCTCTTGAAATCTTCTTGATGTCCTCTGgaaatcttcttcttttcctcttgaaatcttcttgatgtcctctgcaaatcttcttcttttcctcttgaaatcttcttgatgtcctctggaaatcttcttcttttcctcttgAAATCTTCTTGATGTCCCCTGCAAATCTTCTTCTTGTCCTCTTGAAATCTTCTTCTTGTCCTCTTGAAATCTTCTTGATGTCCCCTGCAAATCTTCTTCTTGTCTTCTTGAAATCTTGTTCTTGTCCTCTTGAAATCTTCTTGATGTCCCCTGCAAATCTTCTTCTTGTCCTCTTGAAATCTTCTTCTTGTCCTCTTGAAATCTTATTGATGTTCCCTGCAAATCTTCTTCTTGTTCTCTTGAAATCTTCTTGATGTCCCCTGCAAATCTTCTTCTTGTCCTCTTGAAATCTTCTTCTTGTCCTCTTGAAATCTTCTTGATGTCCCCTGCAAATCTTCTTCTTGTCCTCTTGAAATCTTCTTCTTGTCTTCTTGAAATCTTCTTCTTGTCCTCTTGAAATCTTCTTGATGTCCCCTGCAAATCTTCTTCTTGTTATCTTGAAATCTTCTTGATGTCCCCTGcaaatcttcttcttttcctcttgaaatcttcttgatgtcctctggaaatcttcttcttttcctcttgAAATCTTCTTGATGTCCCCTGCAAATCTTCTTCTTGTTCTCTTGAAATCTTCTTGATGTCCCCTGcaaatcttcttcttttcctcttgaaatcttcttgatgtcctctggaaatcttcttcttttcctcttgAAATCTTCTTGATGTCCCAAGCAAATCTTCTTCTTGTTCTCTTGAAATCTTCTTGATGTCCTCTGGAAAccttctttttttcctcttgaaatcttcttgatgtcctctggaaatcttcttcttttcctcttgAAATCTTCTTGATGTCCTCTGCAAATCTTCTTCTTGTTCTCTTGAAATCTTCTTGATGTCCTCTGgaaatcttcttcttttcctcttgaaatcttcttgatgtcctctgcaaatcttcttcttttcctcttgaaatcttcttgatgtcctctggaaatcttcttcttttcctcttgAAATCTTCTTGATGTCCCCTGCAAATCTTCTTCTTGTTCTCTTgaaatcttcttcttttcctcttgAAATCTTCTTGATGTCCCCTGCAAATCTTCTTCTTGTTCTCTTGAAATCTTCTTGATGTCCTCTGcaaatcttcttcttttcctcttgaaatcttcttgatgtc contains the following coding sequences:
- the LOC129927142 gene encoding uncharacterized protein LOC129927142: MCRDIKKISRGHQKDFKRTSRRFQEDIKKICRGYQVDLQKDIKNISRGHQEDLQGTSKRFQEDIKKISRGHQEDFKRRSSRFAGDIKKISRGHKEDLQGTSRRFQEDIKKISRGHQKDFKRTSKRFQEDIKKISRGDQVDLQGTSRRFQEDIKNISRGHQEDFKRKRRRFAGDIKKISREQEEDLQGTSRRFQEDKKKISRGQEEDLQGTSRRFEEDKKKICRGHQEDFKRTRRRFQEDKKKISRGQEEDFKRTRRRFAGDIKKISRGQEEDFKRTRRRFAGDIKKISREQEEDLQGTSRRFQEDKKKISRGHQEDLQGTSRRFQEDNKEICRGHQEDFKRTSRRFQEDIKEISRGHQGDLQGTSRRFQVDITVFTIYM